A genomic region of Polynucleobacter necessarius contains the following coding sequences:
- a CDS encoding bifunctional UDP-4-keto-pentose/UDP-xylose synthase → MKKVLILGVNGFIGHHLSKRILETTDWDVYGMDMQNDRLGDLVNHPRMHFFEGDITINKEWVEYHIRKCGVILPLVAIATPATYVQQPLKVFELDFEANLPIVRSAVKYKKHLVFPSTSEVYGMCEDSEFDPAKSNMVYGPINKPRWIYACSKQLMDRVIWGYGMEGLRFTLFRPFNWIGPGLDSIYTPKEGSSRVVTQFLGHIVRGEPINVVDGGAQKRAFTYVDDGIDALMRIIDNKDGVANGKIYNIGNPKNNHSIRELANQMLEIARSIPEYAKTANEVKIVETTSGAYYGEGYQDVQNRVPAIDNTMSELGWKPTTTMSDALKNIFEAYREDVENARHLVDKE, encoded by the coding sequence ATGAAAAAAGTACTCATTCTTGGTGTTAACGGTTTTATTGGCCACCACCTTTCTAAACGCATTCTTGAGACAACCGACTGGGATGTCTATGGAATGGATATGCAAAATGATCGTCTTGGTGACTTGGTTAATCATCCTCGCATGCACTTCTTTGAAGGTGATATCACCATTAACAAAGAATGGGTTGAATACCACATCCGCAAATGCGGTGTCATCTTGCCTTTAGTTGCGATTGCAACCCCAGCAACTTATGTGCAGCAACCACTCAAAGTATTTGAACTCGACTTTGAAGCAAACCTTCCAATCGTACGTTCCGCAGTGAAATACAAAAAGCATTTGGTGTTTCCATCAACTTCCGAAGTGTACGGAATGTGTGAAGACAGTGAATTTGATCCCGCTAAATCTAATATGGTTTATGGCCCAATCAACAAACCACGTTGGATCTACGCTTGCTCCAAGCAGTTAATGGACCGTGTGATCTGGGGCTATGGCATGGAAGGCTTGCGCTTCACCCTCTTCCGCCCATTTAACTGGATTGGCCCTGGCTTAGATAGTATCTACACACCAAAAGAAGGTTCTTCACGCGTGGTCACTCAGTTCTTGGGGCACATTGTTCGCGGCGAACCTATTAACGTTGTCGATGGTGGCGCCCAGAAACGCGCCTTTACCTATGTTGACGATGGTATCGATGCGTTAATGCGCATCATTGATAACAAGGATGGTGTTGCTAACGGCAAAATCTACAACATTGGCAACCCAAAGAACAATCACTCAATTCGCGAACTCGCCAATCAGATGCTAGAAATTGCTCGCAGCATTCCCGAGTATGCGAAGACTGCCAATGAAGTGAAGATTGTTGAAACTACTTCCGGCGCTTATTACGGCGAAGGCTACCAAGACGTGCAAAATCGTGTTCCAGCAATTGATAACACGATGAGCGAACTAGGTTGGAAGCCAACTACTACGATGTCCGATGCGCTCAAGAATATTTTTGAAGCCTATCGCGAAGATGTAGAAAATGCGCGTCATCTAGTCGACAAAGAATAA